In Acinetobacter sp. TGL-Y2, a genomic segment contains:
- a CDS encoding acyl-CoA thioesterase, with the protein MNDLTQDLVDLLTLEKLEEHIFRGQSRNLVGKRVFGGQVLGQALRAASYTADRPVHSLHAYFLFGGDINTPIIYEVEKLRDGKSFLSRQVRAIQHGRIIFSAMVSFASPEEGLEYQIAEPEYPAPEELKSEQDLKLNLISFIPENIRTAFMRPRQVEIKPVSLTNPFQPQPEAPSNAFYMKTYDKFDQALSEDISLNQAIVAFYSDYSFMTTALRPHGVNYLTPSVQCASIDHAIYFHKPVKADEWMLYDMDATVTASSRGLNFGRMWQNGQLVCSTVQEGLIRIREIETQ; encoded by the coding sequence ATGAATGATTTAACTCAAGACTTGGTTGATTTATTAACGCTAGAGAAACTTGAAGAGCATATTTTTCGTGGGCAAAGCCGTAATTTGGTCGGAAAACGTGTTTTTGGTGGTCAAGTCTTAGGTCAAGCACTTCGTGCAGCATCGTATACCGCAGACCGTCCAGTTCACTCATTACATGCCTACTTTTTATTTGGCGGTGATATCAATACACCGATCATTTATGAGGTTGAAAAACTGCGAGATGGTAAGAGCTTTTTAAGTCGTCAAGTCCGTGCCATTCAACACGGTCGAATTATTTTTTCAGCCATGGTGTCATTTGCATCACCTGAAGAAGGGCTTGAATATCAAATTGCTGAACCTGAGTATCCTGCACCTGAAGAACTGAAATCTGAGCAAGATCTTAAACTGAACTTAATTAGTTTTATTCCTGAAAACATTCGTACGGCATTTATGCGGCCACGTCAGGTTGAGATCAAACCTGTGAGTTTAACCAACCCCTTTCAGCCACAACCAGAAGCGCCGTCCAATGCGTTTTATATGAAAACTTATGACAAATTTGATCAAGCATTGTCAGAGGATATTTCTTTAAATCAAGCCATTGTTGCGTTTTATTCCGACTATTCATTTATGACCACGGCTCTGCGACCACACGGCGTAAATTATCTGACACCAAGTGTGCAATGTGCCAGCATTGATCATGCGATTTATTTCCACAAGCCGGTGAAAGCAGATGAATGGATGCTGTATGACATGGATGCAACCGTCACAGCAAGCTCACGTGGTTTGAACTTTGGACGCATGTGGCAAAATGGTCAGCTGGTATGTAGTACAGTACAAGAAGGCTTAATTCGGATTCGTGAAATCGAAACCCAGTAA
- the plsB gene encoding glycerol-3-phosphate 1-O-acyltransferase PlsB, whose protein sequence is MSKSGFGQMYRRLSSKLLDLVVTPHVLGEVPTETPSSDRQETSAETTPKVVCYVLQNYSRSNALVVDGETRRLKLAPALDPLIVGDHKEKAAVLFLQHQDETNLLNPPPHAFPPRLLRFIELLDKHSDYDIELVPVTVLWGRSPDKEDSWFKLLFTDTWATPSTVKQLMNIGLHGRQSFLEFHPPQSLRALVNYAKVTHPNLSPATYIVNQLNDLLDRQREVVLGPDLSDRRNVMQSLIKSNDVQDAIRKESIRSKISLVDSERRAISYVNEIASDYSHSAVRFAEQSLTRLWTQLYDGVEVHNFNTVRELAKDYEIIYTPCHRSHIDYLLLSYVIYKRGMMVPYIAAGDNLNMPFVGQLLRGGGAFFIRRTFRGNALYTTVFKEYLYSILSRNTPLEYFIEGGRSRTGRLLPPKTGMLAMTVHSHLRGRAKPIAFVPTYFGYERLMEGATYVGEMNGKPKESESIFGILQTLRKIERIFGKVYVNFGEPVFLDDMLKQHGAEHIKIEKNDDPIPQAVSDAVNSSAKAILENINRAAVINPVSLLSLILLATNKHTLDEEICIKQLDTYRNLLTALPYDQRMQVTPLSGKEIIAYGLKLKLIKRVKHVLGDIIAIADNQAVLLTYFRNNILHAFVLPSLIAAMVEHNGKISSNDLINVIRTLYPFLKAELFLKWQDDELKDQICQYVQALAEANLISIDGEGTLYSPAPNSEDHNQLVVLAAPVMQSIERYYMTLALITQRGSGNISAKQVEDLSHLLGQRLSVLYEFNSPEFFDKALFQSFIRVLTQQGYISTNEDGAIVFDDNFKNVAQYANLVLDDVTLQMLQHITTFTDEELKQALDAMAAQQAKRRLKRKKQ, encoded by the coding sequence ATGTCCAAGAGTGGCTTTGGTCAAATGTATCGTCGGCTTTCTAGTAAGCTGCTTGACCTAGTAGTAACACCGCATGTTCTTGGAGAGGTGCCTACAGAAACCCCATCTTCAGACCGTCAAGAAACATCAGCTGAAACCACCCCAAAAGTGGTCTGTTATGTTTTACAAAACTACTCGCGCAGTAATGCCTTGGTGGTTGATGGTGAAACTCGCCGTCTAAAACTTGCCCCAGCTTTAGACCCTCTGATTGTGGGTGATCATAAAGAAAAAGCCGCGGTGCTGTTTTTACAACATCAGGATGAGACCAATTTACTCAATCCACCGCCGCATGCCTTCCCTCCTCGTTTATTGCGTTTTATAGAACTCTTAGACAAACATTCTGACTATGACATTGAACTGGTTCCTGTCACCGTGTTGTGGGGACGTTCACCAGACAAAGAAGATTCATGGTTTAAACTGCTGTTTACCGATACATGGGCAACCCCAAGTACCGTTAAACAATTGATGAACATTGGTTTGCATGGTCGTCAGTCATTTTTAGAATTTCATCCGCCGCAATCGTTACGTGCTTTGGTGAATTATGCCAAAGTAACCCATCCGAATCTGTCGCCTGCCACATATATTGTCAATCAACTGAATGATTTGTTGGATCGTCAGCGCGAAGTGGTTCTAGGACCCGATTTGTCTGATCGCCGCAATGTCATGCAGTCGTTAATTAAATCCAATGACGTTCAAGATGCGATTCGTAAAGAAAGCATTCGCTCAAAAATCAGTTTGGTGGATTCTGAGCGCCGTGCGATTAGTTATGTCAATGAAATTGCCTCTGATTACTCCCACTCTGCGGTTCGTTTTGCTGAGCAATCACTCACGCGTTTATGGACACAGCTGTATGACGGTGTAGAGGTGCATAATTTCAATACCGTTCGTGAGCTCGCCAAAGACTACGAGATTATTTATACGCCATGCCACCGCAGTCACATTGACTATTTGCTGTTGTCTTATGTGATTTATAAGCGCGGCATGATGGTGCCGTACATTGCGGCAGGCGATAACCTCAATATGCCGTTTGTCGGCCAGTTGCTGCGTGGCGGTGGTGCGTTCTTTATTCGCCGTACCTTCCGTGGCAATGCCCTGTACACCACGGTGTTTAAAGAATATCTGTATAGCATTTTGTCGCGTAACACCCCTTTAGAGTATTTCATTGAAGGTGGACGTTCACGTACAGGACGTCTATTGCCGCCGAAAACCGGTATGTTGGCCATGACGGTTCACAGCCATTTGCGTGGTCGCGCTAAACCGATTGCTTTCGTTCCGACTTATTTCGGTTATGAACGCTTGATGGAAGGCGCAACCTATGTCGGCGAGATGAATGGTAAACCGAAAGAATCCGAATCGATTTTTGGAATTTTACAAACTTTACGCAAAATCGAACGTATTTTCGGTAAGGTCTATGTGAACTTTGGTGAACCCGTTTTCTTGGATGACATGCTTAAACAGCACGGCGCTGAGCACATCAAAATTGAAAAAAATGATGATCCAATTCCTCAAGCCGTATCGGATGCAGTCAATAGCTCTGCCAAAGCCATTTTAGAGAATATTAACCGTGCTGCCGTGATCAATCCGGTGTCTTTACTGTCGCTGATTTTATTGGCCACCAATAAACACACGCTGGATGAAGAGATTTGCATTAAACAGCTCGATACTTATCGCAATCTGTTAACCGCACTTCCTTATGATCAACGCATGCAAGTGACCCCGCTTTCAGGTAAAGAAATCATTGCCTACGGTTTAAAATTGAAATTGATCAAACGTGTCAAGCATGTCTTGGGCGATATCATTGCGATTGCAGACAATCAAGCCGTGTTGCTGACCTATTTCAGAAACAATATTTTGCATGCTTTTGTTTTACCCTCGCTGATTGCCGCGATGGTAGAGCACAATGGTAAAATCAGCTCTAACGATTTGATCAATGTCATTCGTACGCTTTACCCATTCTTAAAAGCAGAGCTATTCTTAAAATGGCAAGATGACGAACTAAAAGATCAAATTTGTCAATATGTTCAGGCGCTGGCAGAGGCCAATCTGATTTCAATTGATGGTGAAGGTACGCTATATAGTCCTGCACCAAATTCGGAAGATCATAATCAGCTGGTGGTTCTTGCCGCTCCAGTGATGCAAAGTATCGAACGTTACTACATGACGTTGGCACTGATTACTCAGCGTGGTTCAGGCAATATTTCAGCCAAACAAGTTGAAGATTTAAGTCACTTGTTGGGTCAGCGCCTATCGGTGCTGTATGAGTTCAACTCACCTGAATTTTTCGACAAAGCATTGTTCCAAAGTTTCATCCGTGTATTGACCCAACAAGGCTATATCAGCACCAATGAAGATGGCGCGATTGTATTTGATGATAACTTCAAAAACGTCGCTCAATATGCCAATTTGGTACTCGATGATGTGACCTTACAAATGTTGCAACACATTACGACGTTCACAGATGAAGAACTGAAACAGGCTTTAGACGCGATGGCTGCACAACAAGCCAAAAGACGTTTAAAGCGTAAGAAGCAGTAA
- a CDS encoding NAD-dependent epimerase/dehydratase family protein, whose protein sequence is MHILFVGYGKTSQRVAKSLFQQQHQITTISRSPKTDDFATHLIQDVHQMDLSQVAQIDVVYVLLAHQYSMTQNSIDLYRHTYIDSVQPIVQALKSHPIQRVIVLSSTRVYGEDQGEWIDDKSIAIPCDEQGRSLLEMEKRWQQAYPYECVIVRPTGIYGTSTTRMIKLAETTKTYPNIHWSNRIHIDDLARFLVHLIHVERLEKSYICSDNMPTPLHERILNIQREWGLPELILESQVESGKRIFAERMLGSEFELKTDDS, encoded by the coding sequence ATGCATATTTTATTTGTGGGCTATGGTAAAACATCCCAACGTGTTGCTAAATCATTATTTCAGCAACAGCACCAAATTACCACAATTAGTCGCAGTCCCAAAACGGATGATTTTGCGACACATTTGATTCAGGATGTTCATCAAATGGACTTATCTCAAGTCGCACAGATTGATGTGGTGTATGTGTTACTTGCACATCAATATAGTATGACTCAAAATTCAATCGATTTATATCGGCATACCTATATCGATTCAGTCCAGCCGATTGTTCAAGCATTAAAAAGCCATCCTATTCAGCGAGTTATTGTGCTGTCTTCTACACGTGTTTATGGGGAAGATCAGGGTGAGTGGATTGATGATAAGTCAATAGCGATTCCATGCGATGAGCAGGGGCGGTCGTTACTTGAAATGGAGAAACGTTGGCAACAGGCTTATCCGTATGAGTGTGTGATTGTCAGACCGACAGGGATTTATGGCACTTCAACGACTCGGATGATAAAGCTTGCTGAAACCACAAAAACTTACCCCAATATTCATTGGTCGAATCGAATTCATATAGATGACCTAGCAAGGTTTTTAGTTCATTTGATTCACGTGGAACGTCTTGAAAAATCGTATATTTGTAGCGATAACATGCCAACGCCGTTACATGAAAGAATTTTAAATATTCAACGAGAATGGGGTTTACCTGAATTGATTTTGGAAAGTCAGGTGGAATCTGGGAAAAGGATTTTTGCGGAGAGAATGTTGGGGAGTGAGTTTGAATTGAAAACTGATGATTCTTGA